In Leptospira sp. WS58.C1, a single genomic region encodes these proteins:
- the dnaA gene encoding chromosomal replication initiator protein DnaA: MDPSWKRVLEEVSKEIPPTYFDKFIYTLQLESLTDDRCILIAPSSNIKTHVEKKYQNHIEEAIFRASGNRIPVEIILEAPSNLTEVLQEKFKDKSYSFNPDYSFDNFIVGNTNRLAFSAAMECVKNPAEINPLYLFGKVGVGKTHLLHSIGSEILKKEPWKTVHYIDIKSFMSEFLFALQSRDSIESFKIKYQSYNCLLIDDIQLLNTGAEKTQEEFFSIFNFLFERKRQIVIASDRPSSELPLHDRLKSRFVTGVQADIQPPDKEIRVGILEKNCQILNLGLSSEHIHFIADLIEDDTRALLGALNDLALHKRAFSHLFFTTAMIEDILKNRIFRKKNFQLSQDKVIEHISSLYNLDPNEVMGKSRKPEYVIPRHLCMYVLHKGFRLNKSQVGRMFSAEHTTVIHAVRNIENKIKEDKEFSIKVEEVLNRFRFQ; the protein is encoded by the coding sequence TTGGATCCTAGTTGGAAGCGTGTATTAGAGGAAGTTTCCAAGGAAATTCCCCCCACGTACTTTGATAAGTTCATATATACGTTACAATTAGAGAGTTTAACGGACGATCGTTGCATCCTTATAGCCCCTTCTTCCAATATAAAGACACATGTGGAAAAGAAATACCAGAATCATATAGAAGAAGCGATCTTTAGAGCCAGTGGAAATCGTATCCCGGTCGAGATCATTTTAGAAGCGCCTTCTAATTTAACCGAAGTTCTTCAGGAAAAATTCAAAGATAAGTCGTATTCTTTTAATCCGGATTACTCTTTCGATAATTTTATCGTAGGAAACACAAACCGTCTTGCTTTCAGTGCGGCCATGGAATGTGTAAAAAATCCTGCGGAGATCAATCCTCTTTACTTATTCGGAAAAGTGGGAGTCGGTAAAACTCATCTTCTTCATTCCATAGGCTCGGAAATTCTCAAAAAAGAACCTTGGAAAACAGTACATTACATAGATATAAAATCGTTTATGAGCGAGTTTTTGTTCGCTCTTCAGTCCAGAGATTCCATCGAATCTTTCAAAATTAAATACCAATCCTATAACTGCCTATTGATAGACGATATCCAACTTTTAAATACGGGAGCGGAGAAGACCCAAGAAGAGTTCTTTTCCATCTTCAACTTTCTTTTCGAGAGAAAAAGACAGATCGTGATCGCTTCCGATCGTCCTAGTTCGGAACTTCCGCTGCATGATCGATTGAAATCTAGATTTGTAACCGGAGTTCAGGCGGATATTCAACCTCCTGATAAGGAAATTCGAGTTGGTATCTTAGAAAAGAACTGCCAAATTTTGAATTTAGGCCTTTCTTCAGAGCATATCCACTTTATAGCCGATCTAATCGAAGACGATACACGTGCACTTTTAGGCGCTTTGAATGATCTTGCTCTTCATAAACGAGCATTCTCTCATTTATTCTTCACCACAGCGATGATAGAAGATATACTGAAGAATCGTATTTTCCGTAAAAAGAATTTCCAACTTAGTCAAGACAAGGTCATCGAGCATATTTCTTCTCTTTATAATTTGGATCCAAACGAGGTAATGGGAAAGAGTAGAAAACCGGAGTATGTGATCCCTAGACATCTTTGCATGTATGTATTACATAAGGGTTTCCGGCTGAACAAAAGTCAGGTTGGA